Below is a genomic region from Streptomyces roseoviridis.
GGTAGCCGACGGCCTCCTGGACGGCGGCGAGCGAGTGCATGCCCGGCCGTCCGGCGAAGTACTCCAGCAACTCCACCGTCCGTACGGCCGACTTGACCTGGGCCCCGCCCGCGTCGCTGGTCGACATCGCCCTCGCCCCTCTCCCGGAATCCTCTTGTGGAGACGGCTCGGCCGTCCATAGAGTCCCTGTCGGGTTCACCTACAGGGACCGTGTTCAGAATAGCGAACAACATGGGTGAGAGGTGTGGCGTGGCAGCAGAATCAGCCGTGACGACGGAACCAGTGTGGAGCGTGGACCCCCGGACGGGGAAGCCGCGGGAACAGGTCGCCACCGAGGCCACCGCCGAGGACATCGACCGGGCCGTACGGGCCGCGCACGCCGCCCGCGGTGCCCTGGCCGACCGCACCGCCCGCGCCGCGCTGCTGCGCACCGCGGCCGATCTCCTGGACGAGGCCCGGGACCGGATCGTCGAGGCCGCCGACGCCGAGACCGCCCTCGGGCCGGCCCGGCTCACCGGGGAACTGGCCCGCACCACCGCCCAGTTGCGCTACTTCGCCGCCATCGTCGACGAGGGCGCCTTCCTCGACGTCCGCATCTCCCGCCCCGACCCCGCCACCACGCCGCCCACCCCCGACCTGCGGCGCATGAAGATCCCGCTCGGCGTCGTCGCCGTCTACGCCGCCAGCAACTTCCCCCTCGCCTTCTCCGTCCCCGGCGGCGACACCGCGAGCGCGCTGGCCGCCGGCTGCCCCGTCGTGATCAAGGCGCACCCCTGCCACCCGGCCACCTCCGAGCTCTGCGCCGCCCTCCTGCGCCGCGCCGCCGTCAAGGCCGGCCTCCCCGAGGACGTGGTGGGGCTCGTGCACGGCTTCGACGCCGGCACGGAGCTCATCCGCCACCCGCTGGTCGCCGCCGCCGGCTTCACCGGCTCGGTGAACGGCGGCCGCGCCCTGTTCGACGCGGCCGCCGCCCGCCCCGTACCCATCCCCTTCCACGGCGAACTCGGCTCGCTCAACCCGGTGGTCATCACCGAGGCCGCCGCCGGGGAACGCGCGGAAGAGCTCGCCGCCGGACTCGCCGCCTCCATGACGCTCGGCCAGGGCCAGTTCTGCACCAAGCCCGGATTCGTCCTCGCCCCGGCGGGCGCGGCGGGCGAACGCTTCACGGCCGCACTGACGGCCGCGCTCGAGGACGCCGAACCGGGCGTGATGCTCGCTCAGAGGATGCGGGGCCACTTCCTCACCGCCACCTACGAGGACGCCCAGGAGGACGGCGTCGAGGCCCCCGTCCACCCCGGACCCGGCGGGCCGCACACCGTCGTGCCGGGCTATCTGCTCACCGACGCCGCCAACCTGCTCCGAGGCGGCCGGCACACCCTCCTCCAGGAGACCTTCGGGCCGGTCACCCTGGTCGCCCGCTACGCCTCCCGCGAGGAGATCAGCGCCGTCCTCGCCCTCGTCCCCGGCAACCTCACCGCCACCCTCCACACCGCCGACGGCGACCCCGAGGCCGCCTCCCTCCTCGCCGAACTCGCCCCGCTGGCCGGCCGGCTCCTCGTCAACGGCTGGCCCACCGGCGTGGCCGTGGCCGACGCCCAGCACCACGGCGGGCCCTACCCGGCCACCACCACCCCCTTCACGTCGGTCGGCGGCACCGCCATCGAGCGCTGGCTGCGCCCGATCACCTACCAGTCCACCCCCCAGCACCTGCTCCCGCCGGAGCTGCGGGACGACAACCCGCTGGGCGTCCCGCGCTCCTGACACCGTGCTGCGCGCCCCGGGCCGGAGCACCGCTCCGGCCCGCGGCCCGTACCTACACCCGCACCACGATCTTCCCGATGTGCGCGTGGGACTCCATCAGCCGGTGGGCGTCGGCCATCGAGCCCAGACCCTCGAAGGTCTCCGCGACCACCGGCGCCAGCGAGCCGTCGCGCAGCCCCGAGCCGATGAACCCGGCCATCCGGGCGCGGCCCTCGGCCGTGCGCACCACCGCGCCGTTGGCGTAACCGCGCACGGTCAGCGGCCACTGCAGCGGCACCTCGGCCGGCCGCCGGTCCAGCCAGCCGTACAGCACCGCCGTGCCCTCCGGGCGCAGCGCCCCGCCCAGCCGTGCGAAGCCGGGGCCGCCGACCGCGTCGAAGACGACATCGGCGCCCCGTCCCCCGGTGATCCCGCGCACCGCCCCGACCAGGTCCTCCTCGTCGGTGACGACCACGTGCGGCGCGCCCAGGGCGAGCAGCCGCTCGCGCTTCGCCCGCTCGCGGGTCGCGGCGACCGGCACCGCGCCGATCCGCAGCGCCGTCTGGATCGCGGCCGTGCCGACGCCGCTCGACGCCCCCGTGATCACCACGTGGCCACCGGGCCGCAGCCCGCCCGCCTCCACCATGCCGCCGTACGCCGTGGAGTACGCCAGCCAGGCCGCCGCCCCGGCCACCGCGTCCACCCCCGCCGGGCGCGGCACCACGTACTCCTCCCGCAGCACCACCCGCTCCGCGTACACCCCGTGCACCCCGAAGTCGAAGTTGGCCGCCGCCAGCACGGCGTCGCCCGGCGCGTACGCCGTGACACCCTCGCCGACCTCCTCCACCAGGCCCGCCGCCTCGTAGCCGAGCCGCGAACCGGGCAGCGTGGCCGGGTAGTAGTACGCACCCGAACGGAACAGCGCTTCCGCCCGGTTGAGGCCGATCGCCTCCACCCGCATCCTCAGCTCGCTGGGCCCCGGTGCCGGAAGCGCGATCTCCTCCACGCTCAGCACCTCCGGTCCGCCGAGCTGGTGAAACAGAACCGCCGTGGTCTTCGTGTCGTTTCCCATGTCCCTGACGCTAGGCACCGCCGTCGAGACGATCCATGTCCCCCCGACTTCCCTTCCTGTCCGATCGTCTCGCTCCCCGACGGGAACGGTACGGTGCCGGGCATGGACGTACTGAGCGATGCCATCGCCGCCATGCGCACCGGCCGCCCCCACTCCTCCCGCACGGTCCGGTTCGCAC
It encodes:
- a CDS encoding aldehyde dehydrogenase (NADP(+)); the protein is MTTEPVWSVDPRTGKPREQVATEATAEDIDRAVRAAHAARGALADRTARAALLRTAADLLDEARDRIVEAADAETALGPARLTGELARTTAQLRYFAAIVDEGAFLDVRISRPDPATTPPTPDLRRMKIPLGVVAVYAASNFPLAFSVPGGDTASALAAGCPVVIKAHPCHPATSELCAALLRRAAVKAGLPEDVVGLVHGFDAGTELIRHPLVAAAGFTGSVNGGRALFDAAAARPVPIPFHGELGSLNPVVITEAAAGERAEELAAGLAASMTLGQGQFCTKPGFVLAPAGAAGERFTAALTAALEDAEPGVMLAQRMRGHFLTATYEDAQEDGVEAPVHPGPGGPHTVVPGYLLTDAANLLRGGRHTLLQETFGPVTLVARYASREEISAVLALVPGNLTATLHTADGDPEAASLLAELAPLAGRLLVNGWPTGVAVADAQHHGGPYPATTTPFTSVGGTAIERWLRPITYQSTPQHLLPPELRDDNPLGVPRS
- a CDS encoding zinc-dependent alcohol dehydrogenase family protein; the protein is MGNDTKTTAVLFHQLGGPEVLSVEEIALPAPGPSELRMRVEAIGLNRAEALFRSGAYYYPATLPGSRLGYEAAGLVEEVGEGVTAYAPGDAVLAAANFDFGVHGVYAERVVLREEYVVPRPAGVDAVAGAAAWLAYSTAYGGMVEAGGLRPGGHVVITGASSGVGTAAIQTALRIGAVPVAATRERAKRERLLALGAPHVVVTDEEDLVGAVRGITGGRGADVVFDAVGGPGFARLGGALRPEGTAVLYGWLDRRPAEVPLQWPLTVRGYANGAVVRTAEGRARMAGFIGSGLRDGSLAPVVAETFEGLGSMADAHRLMESHAHIGKIVVRV